From the Armatimonadota bacterium genome, one window contains:
- a CDS encoding SagB/ThcOx family dehydrogenase yields the protein MGSELENLSKQYRMFLKDTVRKSIDFSQTDQSRGIDPPPIEKPCPPGATRIGLPGPGEWNIPAKGVEEAIRDRRSRRSYTREPLTLDETAFLLWATQGIRAMRPPISAFRTVPSAGCRHAFETYVGALNVEGLDAGVYRYLPLSHELASEFAEDGLPERFAQASFGQRFVGEGAAVFVWTTIPYRMEWRYGPHAHKVIALDAGHVCQNLYLACEAIGAGTCAVAAYDQEAMDALLRVDGDDEFTIYLAPVGKVEDKTA from the coding sequence ATGGGATCGGAGCTTGAGAACCTGTCGAAGCAGTATCGCATGTTCTTGAAGGACACCGTCCGCAAGAGCATAGACTTTTCGCAGACGGACCAGAGCCGAGGCATCGACCCGCCGCCGATAGAGAAACCCTGCCCGCCGGGCGCGACCCGGATAGGCCTTCCCGGACCCGGCGAGTGGAACATCCCTGCGAAGGGTGTCGAGGAAGCGATCCGCGACAGGCGCAGTCGGCGGTCTTACACCCGCGAACCGCTGACGCTGGACGAGACCGCGTTCCTGCTCTGGGCAACCCAGGGGATCAGGGCGATGAGGCCGCCGATCAGCGCGTTTCGGACGGTACCGTCGGCGGGATGCAGGCACGCTTTCGAGACCTACGTCGGGGCGCTGAACGTCGAGGGGCTCGACGCTGGCGTGTACCGATACCTCCCGCTCTCCCACGAGCTGGCTTCCGAGTTTGCGGAGGACGGGCTGCCCGAGAGATTCGCGCAGGCCTCCTTCGGCCAGCGTTTCGTCGGGGAGGGCGCGGCGGTCTTCGTCTGGACGACGATACCATATCGCATGGAGTGGCGCTACGGTCCTCACGCGCACAAGGTGATCGCGCTGGACGCCGGCCACGTGTGCCAGAACCTGTACCTGGCCTGCGAGGCGATCGGGGCGGGCACGTGCGCAGTGGCGGCGTACGATCAGGAGGCGATGGATGCCCTGCTGCGCGTGGACGGCGACGACGAGTTCACGATCTACCTGGCCCCGGTAGGAAAGGTGGAAGACAAGACGGCTTAG
- a CDS encoding VCBS repeat-containing protein: protein MNSIRRTACAFLFCIIIAVGGLVCAAARIHPVVCDYFLIGGAADGKWLSEEAMGKLIRGGERYRIYSLTKYHGEGTGGKLSIEAPGDTHAVEIEPLPKQKSHLIAVACDWNALRRVPRVQSTSQKTYLDAVSAILRQKGLSGSKPNITQVLRIDLEGDGQEEVLIAATVARRGYPSDTNSRKGDYSFVAMRKLVKKKVETTVLTGEFHTKSRRFSAPNKYEIPAVLDLNGDGRLEVLVWWEYYEGNGVDVFALKDGKLVEVFGGFSGA, encoded by the coding sequence ATGAACTCGATTCGTAGAACAGCATGTGCCTTCCTGTTCTGCATCATCATCGCGGTCGGCGGTCTTGTGTGCGCCGCCGCGCGCATTCATCCTGTCGTCTGCGATTACTTCCTGATCGGCGGGGCGGCGGACGGCAAGTGGCTCTCAGAGGAAGCCATGGGCAAGCTGATTCGCGGCGGCGAGCGGTACAGGATCTACAGTCTGACGAAGTACCACGGCGAGGGGACGGGCGGCAAGCTCTCCATCGAAGCGCCCGGCGACACCCATGCCGTCGAGATCGAGCCTCTGCCTAAGCAGAAGTCCCACCTGATCGCCGTCGCCTGCGACTGGAACGCGCTCCGGAGGGTTCCCAGGGTCCAGAGCACCTCGCAGAAGACGTACCTGGACGCCGTCTCCGCGATACTCAGGCAGAAAGGCCTCTCGGGCTCGAAGCCGAACATCACCCAAGTGCTCCGCATAGACCTTGAGGGCGACGGGCAGGAAGAGGTGCTCATCGCCGCCACCGTGGCGAGGCGCGGGTACCCATCGGACACGAATTCGCGCAAGGGCGACTACTCCTTCGTCGCGATGCGGAAACTGGTCAAGAAGAAGGTCGAGACGACCGTCCTCACCGGCGAGTTCCACACGAAGAGCCGCCGGTTCAGCGCCCCCAACAAGTATGAGATACCGGCGGTGCTGGACCTGAACGGCGACGGCCGGCTCGAGGTGCTCGTATGGTGGGAGTACTACGAAGGCAACGGGGTAGACGTCTTTGCCCTGAAGGACGGCAAGCTCGTGGAGGTCTTCGGCGGGTTCTCCGGCGCCTGA
- a CDS encoding alpha-L-fucosidase → MSRRAFPKRAVHLDFHTLPGIDGLGADFDPDEFAGTLADCGVEYINVFAKCNLGFAYYPTKVGIPYPGVEKDLLGGMVEGCHRRGIGVSAYFNLGLDHEQLMRHREWSRLDADGSVYDVASHDHFFRTACVNTAYGDYMISMIEEVVNAYPVDGIFLDCMNVTPCYGVECLDGMKSLGADPMDEGAAYEYARQSYRSFMDRTESMLGDRADDLYIIYNGAAYKRQPSHLELEILPSGGWGYDYLPAAIRYARTLGKPYLTMTGRFHNGWGDFGGLRPAESTLFDCYYSIANGGGCSIGDHLHPSGRLETAVYAMVKEVFAKTAELDPWTEGSQSLAEVAVVEPALKLYPELPAKDASSFTDSLRGAARMLSELKVQFDVCDGEGELTKYSLLVLPDHITLDGELKDKVRAHVAAGKGVVSSGTSGLTRDEKEFALPQYAMSLHGKYPFVESYYRAGPQVSDGIPDMPHSAYKTGISMSAGPGCEMLAEALNPYFNLGDWDRRHMYLYSPPNPSPTGMAAALRISNIIHIAFPIFEAYYGLASVPDRTLVGNCLRLLLPEPMVRVEGMPSFGQVALTEQAGRLIAHLLTYVPERRGARKDILEEPITVDDVQVRLRLDGREVERVYEAPSGRPLDHEISGGYVVIRVPRIRGYCMAVVE, encoded by the coding sequence ATGTCGAGAAGAGCGTTTCCGAAAAGAGCCGTACATCTGGATTTCCATACTCTGCCGGGCATAGACGGGCTGGGTGCCGACTTCGATCCGGACGAGTTCGCGGGCACACTGGCGGACTGCGGGGTGGAGTACATCAATGTCTTCGCGAAGTGCAACCTGGGGTTTGCCTACTATCCGACGAAAGTCGGCATCCCCTATCCCGGGGTTGAGAAGGACCTTCTGGGTGGGATGGTGGAGGGCTGCCACAGGCGAGGGATCGGCGTGTCGGCATACTTCAACCTCGGGCTCGACCACGAGCAGTTGATGCGCCACAGGGAGTGGAGCCGCCTCGACGCCGACGGCTCCGTGTACGACGTGGCTTCTCACGACCACTTCTTCCGCACCGCTTGTGTGAACACAGCATACGGCGACTACATGATCTCGATGATCGAGGAAGTGGTGAATGCGTATCCGGTGGACGGCATCTTCCTCGACTGCATGAACGTCACCCCTTGCTACGGCGTCGAATGCCTTGACGGCATGAAGAGCCTGGGCGCAGACCCGATGGATGAAGGCGCGGCATACGAATATGCCCGGCAGAGCTACCGCAGCTTCATGGACAGGACCGAAAGCATGCTCGGCGACCGAGCAGACGACTTGTATATCATCTACAATGGGGCGGCGTACAAGCGCCAGCCCTCTCATCTCGAACTCGAGATACTGCCGTCCGGAGGATGGGGGTACGACTATCTTCCCGCAGCTATCAGATACGCGAGAACGCTGGGGAAACCGTATCTGACCATGACGGGCAGGTTTCACAATGGGTGGGGAGACTTCGGAGGGCTGCGTCCGGCGGAGAGCACGCTGTTCGACTGCTATTACTCAATAGCAAACGGGGGCGGATGCTCCATCGGGGACCATCTTCACCCATCAGGCAGGCTGGAGACTGCCGTCTACGCCATGGTAAAGGAAGTATTCGCGAAGACAGCTGAGCTCGACCCGTGGACCGAGGGGTCGCAGTCACTCGCCGAGGTGGCGGTCGTCGAACCCGCTCTCAAGCTGTACCCCGAGTTGCCCGCGAAGGATGCTTCTTCCTTCACCGATTCGCTGCGCGGGGCCGCCCGAATGCTTTCGGAACTGAAGGTGCAGTTCGACGTCTGCGACGGCGAAGGCGAACTCACGAAGTACAGCCTGCTCGTGCTTCCGGACCACATAACACTCGACGGCGAGTTGAAAGACAAAGTCCGAGCTCACGTCGCCGCGGGGAAGGGCGTCGTCAGTTCCGGAACATCCGGCTTGACAAGGGACGAGAAGGAGTTCGCCCTCCCGCAGTACGCCATGAGCCTTCACGGCAAGTATCCGTTCGTAGAATCATACTACAGGGCCGGCCCCCAGGTGTCCGACGGTATACCGGACATGCCGCACTCCGCGTACAAGACCGGCATCAGCATGTCCGCGGGGCCCGGATGCGAGATGCTCGCAGAGGCGCTCAATCCGTACTTCAACCTGGGGGACTGGGACAGACGCCACATGTATCTCTATTCGCCGCCGAACCCGAGTCCAACCGGCATGGCGGCGGCGCTGCGGATCAGCAACATCATACACATCGCCTTCCCGATCTTCGAAGCGTACTACGGCTTGGCCTCCGTGCCGGACAGAACGCTGGTCGGCAACTGCTTGCGGCTGCTCCTCCCTGAGCCGATGGTCAGAGTGGAGGGCATGCCCAGCTTCGGGCAGGTCGCCCTTACGGAACAGGCCGGCCGGCTGATCGCGCATCTGCTGACCTACGTCCCTGAACGCCGGGGGGCCCGGAAGGACATCCTGGAGGAGCCGATCACCGTGGACGACGTTCAGGTGCGGCTGCGGCTCGACGGGCGCGAGGTCGAGCGGGTCTACGAGGCTCCGTCCGGACGGCCTCTGGACCACGAGATCAGCGGCGGCTACGTCGTCATACGGGTGCCGAGAATCAGGGGTTACTGCATGGCGGTGGTGGAGTAG
- a CDS encoding polysaccharide deacetylase family protein, whose protein sequence is MDLRVILGFDMETDVGSWTPYYQGLVRGTPRLLDVLARHDVRATFLFTGDSAAAHPEVVRLVDDAGSEVGCHSLYHETLGDELFPIPGIKPLLPEECYRRIEVATDLVQQALGRRVVSFRCPRLWGSTAVTNALEDLGYAADLSYPMYFYKDRLTPYHPSGEDWTQEGDMRILEVPNFADMTIESADAYGRDRDQWPVFRTEGAGALMRHVDDMIGFYERKALPAVFCFYMHPWEFHEMPQGLIHYGEGSVLPDPFLVKNCGEVALRELDRLLEMLEDRGASFVTAAGICEEYRA, encoded by the coding sequence ATGGACCTGAGAGTGATCCTGGGTTTCGACATGGAAACCGATGTCGGCAGTTGGACGCCGTACTACCAAGGCCTGGTGCGAGGCACCCCGAGGCTTCTGGACGTCCTTGCCAGGCACGATGTGAGGGCGACGTTCCTCTTCACCGGCGATTCCGCCGCCGCCCACCCGGAAGTCGTCAGGCTGGTGGACGACGCAGGCAGCGAGGTGGGATGTCACTCGCTGTACCATGAGACCCTGGGTGACGAGCTCTTTCCCATACCTGGGATCAAACCGCTGCTGCCGGAGGAGTGCTATCGGCGAATCGAGGTGGCGACCGATCTCGTGCAGCAGGCGCTCGGCAGGAGAGTGGTGTCGTTCAGATGCCCCAGGCTCTGGGGCAGCACCGCCGTCACCAACGCCCTGGAGGACCTGGGGTATGCGGCCGATCTTTCGTACCCGATGTACTTCTACAAGGATCGGCTGACACCTTACCACCCGAGCGGGGAGGATTGGACTCAGGAAGGGGACATGCGAATACTGGAGGTCCCGAACTTCGCGGACATGACCATCGAGAGCGCGGATGCATACGGCAGAGATCGCGATCAGTGGCCGGTCTTCCGGACCGAAGGCGCGGGGGCGCTGATGCGCCACGTGGACGACATGATCGGATTCTATGAGCGAAAGGCCCTGCCCGCCGTCTTCTGCTTCTACATGCACCCGTGGGAGTTCCACGAGATGCCCCAGGGGCTCATCCACTATGGCGAGGGCTCGGTTCTGCCCGACCCGTTCCTGGTGAAGAACTGCGGCGAGGTTGCCCTCAGGGAACTCGACCGGCTGCTGGAGATGCTGGAGGACAGGGGAGCCTCTTTCGTCACTGCCGCCGGTATCTGCGAGGAGTATCGGGCCTGA
- a CDS encoding aminopeptidase P family protein, with the protein MMNSIPVEEFRERHELARRKVRERGLDALLVHSNEADFANVRYLSEYWPIFESAGVLVPSEGNPILLIGPESETFAQGHSVIPDIRKVLYYREAAEPDYPDVEVDTFEDIFSSIGSGGIGKLGIAGSTAMPVSVYERVQAALPNAEIVKADDIMYEMRAIKSESEIALLKEAFLVSELAVEEVLSRIEPGMTELQVVGIAQEAMYRNGAEYEAHPTYVLSGPNSSHAIGRPSHRVIRKGDLVQLSVGARVGGYSPSVGLPICIGRMDPAMRDLAEFGLEAHHKTIEWMAAGVPAAQVAVNFFDYVKKRGYGENLLYGPCHGLGMIEVERPWMETSSDYLLQENMTFQVDTFMQRPEYGMRWEIGARITRDGAEELCSGRFRKIIEIE; encoded by the coding sequence ATGATGAACAGCATACCTGTCGAGGAGTTCAGAGAGAGGCATGAACTGGCGAGGCGCAAGGTTCGGGAGCGAGGTCTTGATGCTCTCCTCGTACACAGCAACGAGGCGGATTTCGCCAACGTGCGGTATCTGTCCGAGTACTGGCCGATCTTCGAGAGCGCAGGCGTGCTGGTACCGTCTGAGGGGAATCCAATCCTCCTCATCGGGCCGGAAAGCGAGACGTTCGCCCAGGGCCACAGCGTGATTCCCGACATCAGGAAGGTCCTCTACTACAGAGAGGCCGCCGAACCGGACTACCCCGACGTCGAGGTGGACACTTTCGAAGACATATTCTCGTCCATAGGGAGCGGGGGCATCGGGAAGCTGGGAATCGCAGGCAGCACCGCCATGCCCGTCTCGGTATACGAGAGGGTGCAGGCGGCGCTTCCCAATGCGGAGATAGTCAAGGCTGACGACATCATGTACGAGATGCGGGCGATCAAGAGCGAGAGCGAGATCGCGCTTCTCAAGGAAGCGTTCCTAGTCAGCGAGTTGGCCGTCGAAGAGGTGCTGTCGCGGATCGAGCCCGGCATGACGGAACTGCAGGTCGTCGGCATTGCCCAGGAAGCCATGTACCGCAACGGGGCCGAGTATGAGGCGCACCCGACCTACGTGCTGTCTGGCCCGAACAGCTCTCACGCAATCGGCCGCCCGTCGCACAGGGTGATCCGGAAGGGCGATCTGGTGCAGTTGAGCGTGGGCGCGCGGGTAGGAGGATACTCGCCGAGCGTGGGACTCCCGATCTGCATCGGCAGGATGGACCCGGCGATGAGGGACCTGGCGGAGTTCGGGCTGGAAGCTCACCACAAGACCATCGAATGGATGGCTGCGGGGGTGCCGGCGGCTCAGGTGGCAGTGAACTTCTTCGACTACGTGAAGAAGCGGGGCTACGGCGAAAACCTCCTGTACGGTCCCTGTCATGGGCTTGGCATGATTGAGGTCGAGCGCCCCTGGATGGAAACGAGTTCGGACTACCTTTTGCAGGAGAATATGACGTTCCAGGTGGACACATTCATGCAGCGGCCCGAGTACGGCATGCGCTGGGAGATCGGCGCCCGGATCACACGCGACGGCGCGGAGGAACTCTGCTCCGGCCGCTTCCGGAAGATCATCGAGATCGAGTGA
- a CDS encoding ATP-binding protein produces MEYTVTYITRTLEPVVRKAVEDFPAVVLSGPRQSGKTTLLKRLLGDRYRYVSMELPDVRASASADPRGFLEINSPPVILDEIQYAPELLFYIKERIDADRSRKGQFVLTGSQNLLMMSQVTESLAGRSAILKLLPLSLHEISGISAADLPWEPGYTERKRPASLEQIWEQFLRGGYPELAAEPERDPGLWYSGYVQTYLERDVRSLRQVGDLTQFQSFLRVIAARSGQLLNLSDVSRDLGLAVNTAKSWLSILESTYQVVILRPYFMNIGKRLVKTPKVYLTDVGMLCHLAGLRDHQHAQAGPLSGAIVETAVLSEIVKNSLHRGTDPQAYFWRTSNGVEVDIVVEQSGRLVPVEVKATSTPRPRMASGLLAFMRDYPDRVDTGWLVHLGGEVLPMAPGVTALPFAEM; encoded by the coding sequence ATGGAGTACACCGTGACCTACATCACCAGAACGCTCGAACCGGTGGTTCGGAAGGCGGTCGAGGACTTCCCCGCGGTGGTCCTCAGCGGACCCAGGCAGTCAGGGAAGACGACACTGCTCAAGCGCCTTCTCGGGGACCGCTATCGGTATGTCTCGATGGAGTTGCCGGACGTGAGAGCCTCCGCGTCCGCTGACCCGCGCGGTTTCCTCGAGATCAACTCCCCTCCCGTCATTCTGGACGAGATTCAGTACGCTCCGGAGCTTCTGTTCTACATCAAGGAGCGGATAGACGCCGACAGATCGCGCAAGGGCCAGTTCGTTCTCACCGGCTCTCAGAACCTTCTGATGATGAGCCAGGTAACCGAGTCGCTTGCCGGGCGAAGTGCCATCCTGAAGCTGCTTCCCCTGTCGTTACATGAGATATCAGGCATTTCGGCCGCCGATCTGCCTTGGGAGCCCGGATATACCGAAAGGAAGCGACCGGCGTCTCTAGAGCAGATCTGGGAGCAGTTCCTGAGAGGAGGATACCCGGAACTCGCCGCAGAGCCGGAGAGGGACCCCGGCCTCTGGTACTCCGGCTACGTTCAGACGTACCTGGAGCGCGACGTCAGATCGCTCAGGCAGGTCGGCGATCTGACTCAGTTCCAGAGCTTTCTGCGAGTGATCGCGGCTCGGAGCGGGCAGCTGCTCAACCTGTCCGACGTGTCGCGTGATCTGGGACTCGCGGTCAACACCGCCAAGTCGTGGTTGTCCATCCTCGAATCAACCTATCAGGTGGTGATCCTCCGGCCGTACTTCATGAACATCGGAAAGCGGTTGGTGAAGACGCCGAAGGTCTATCTCACGGACGTCGGGATGCTCTGCCACCTAGCGGGACTGAGGGACCATCAGCACGCGCAGGCCGGTCCCCTGTCCGGAGCGATAGTGGAGACGGCGGTTCTATCCGAGATCGTCAAGAACTCCCTGCACCGAGGAACTGATCCGCAGGCCTACTTCTGGAGGACGAGCAACGGAGTCGAAGTGGACATCGTCGTCGAGCAGAGTGGCCGGCTCGTCCCGGTAGAGGTAAAGGCAACCAGCACGCCGCGCCCGCGGATGGCATCGGGGCTGCTCGCATTCATGCGGGACTACCCGGACAGGGTGGACACGGGGTGGCTCGTGCACCTCGGCGGCGAGGTTCTGCCTATGGCGCCGGGAGTAACCGCGCTGCCCTTTGCCGAGATGTGA
- a CDS encoding ADP-ribosylglycohydrolase family protein yields MIGAIAGDIIGSIYEWDRIKTKEFPLFGQRCKFTDDTVLTVALADAILRSKDYAAALREYYRLYPRAGYGGMFRRWALSKHGDPYKSWGNGAAMRISPAGHAYDTLEETLAKAEAFTAVTHNHPEGIKGAQSVAAAMFLARTGSSKEEIREYVERTFGYDLSRTCDEIRPGYGFDESCQGTVPEAFAAFLDATDFEDAVRNAVSLGGDSDTLACITGGIAEAFYGVPEDISRQTLDRLDERLREITLEFIYRFGRTT; encoded by the coding sequence ATGATAGGAGCGATAGCCGGTGACATCATCGGCTCCATCTACGAGTGGGACAGGATCAAGACCAAGGAGTTCCCCCTGTTCGGACAGCGGTGCAAGTTCACCGATGACACCGTTCTGACCGTCGCCCTCGCCGACGCGATACTCCGTTCGAAGGACTACGCTGCGGCGCTGAGGGAGTACTACCGCCTTTACCCGAGAGCGGGCTACGGCGGGATGTTCCGCAGGTGGGCTCTCTCCAAACACGGCGATCCCTACAAGAGTTGGGGAAACGGCGCCGCGATGCGGATCAGCCCCGCCGGACATGCTTACGACACGCTCGAGGAAACGCTGGCGAAAGCCGAGGCCTTCACGGCGGTCACTCACAACCACCCGGAGGGGATCAAGGGCGCACAGTCAGTGGCGGCCGCGATGTTCCTCGCCCGCACCGGTTCGTCCAAGGAGGAGATCAGGGAGTACGTCGAGCGAACCTTCGGTTACGATCTCTCCCGCACCTGCGACGAGATCAGGCCGGGTTACGGGTTCGACGAGTCATGCCAGGGCACCGTGCCGGAGGCGTTCGCCGCTTTCCTTGACGCGACGGACTTCGAGGACGCCGTCCGGAACGCCGTCTCGCTTGGCGGCGACAGCGACACGCTGGCCTGCATCACCGGCGGGATCGCGGAGGCTTTCTACGGGGTTCCGGAGGATATCTCGAGGCAGACGCTGGACAGGCTCGACGAGCGGCTGAGAGAAATCACGCTGGAGTTCATCTACCGCTTCGGACGCACTACTTGA
- a CDS encoding cytidylate kinase-like family protein: MARSVEDMIAEQVRRSELARKERIGNGEAVTNPVITISRTMGSGGRIVARKLADDLGFSLWDRELIDIMAMEAEIPRKVVETFDERTVSEIELLVRAMLGDSEPAGFLYTKHLARSVALIASVGNAVILGRGANYLLPGALNVRMDASLERRVANMMEYEDIGRAEAEIKLKKSDKERRRFLDRAFGKKKLDCGDFDLMIWTDHFTAADAAEIIKTAFRARFRFG; the protein is encoded by the coding sequence ATGGCCAGAAGCGTCGAGGACATGATCGCCGAGCAGGTGCGCCGCTCGGAACTGGCGCGCAAGGAGCGCATCGGCAACGGGGAGGCCGTCACCAATCCCGTCATCACGATCTCGCGCACGATGGGAAGCGGGGGCCGCATCGTCGCCCGCAAACTGGCGGACGACCTCGGGTTCAGTCTGTGGGACAGAGAGCTGATTGACATCATGGCGATGGAGGCGGAGATACCCCGCAAGGTCGTCGAGACGTTCGACGAGCGGACCGTCTCCGAGATCGAGCTTCTCGTCCGCGCGATGCTAGGCGATTCCGAGCCTGCCGGCTTCCTGTATACGAAACACCTGGCGCGGAGCGTCGCCCTTATCGCGAGCGTTGGTAACGCGGTCATCCTCGGCCGCGGGGCGAACTACCTGCTCCCGGGCGCGCTCAACGTCCGCATGGACGCCTCGCTCGAGCGCAGGGTCGCCAACATGATGGAGTATGAGGACATCGGGCGCGCGGAGGCCGAGATCAAGCTCAAGAAATCCGACAAGGAGCGCAGGCGGTTCCTGGATCGGGCGTTCGGCAAGAAGAAGCTCGATTGCGGCGACTTCGACCTCATGATCTGGACCGACCACTTCACGGCCGCCGACGCGGCGGAGATCATCAAGACGGCCTTCCGGGCGCGATTCAGGTTCGGTTGA
- a CDS encoding metalloregulator ArsR/SmtB family transcription factor, with protein sequence MEKVYRAIADPTRRAVLKLLRDREMTAGELAEHFELTKPTLSKHFAVLREAGLVSDHKSGRHVTYRLEPELLERALVSLMEDYQFVWAPPIDVELAARQFVESLVRGDFDALNQDLDDEVKSALTPEKLREHWQFVVEKYGPFVKQTGVRTENYWKFTNAIVACEFGRSPLSIKVVFGRSGLISGLWFMEEE encoded by the coding sequence GTGGAGAAGGTCTACAGAGCGATAGCAGATCCGACCCGGAGGGCCGTCCTCAAGCTCCTGCGCGACCGCGAGATGACCGCGGGCGAACTGGCCGAGCATTTCGAGCTGACGAAGCCGACGCTCTCGAAACACTTCGCGGTGCTCCGCGAGGCCGGCCTGGTATCGGACCACAAGAGCGGCAGGCATGTCACCTACCGGCTCGAGCCCGAGCTTCTGGAGCGCGCGCTTGTCTCCCTGATGGAGGACTACCAGTTCGTCTGGGCGCCGCCGATTGACGTCGAGCTCGCGGCCCGGCAGTTCGTGGAATCGCTCGTTCGGGGCGACTTCGACGCACTGAATCAGGACCTTGACGACGAGGTGAAGTCCGCCCTGACCCCTGAGAAACTGCGGGAGCACTGGCAGTTCGTCGTCGAGAAGTATGGGCCGTTCGTGAAGCAGACCGGCGTGCGCACTGAGAACTACTGGAAGTTCACCAATGCGATCGTCGCCTGCGAGTTCGGGCGGTCGCCTCTCAGTATCAAGGTGGTTTTCGGCAGGTCGGGCCTGATATCGGGGCTCTGGTTCATGGAGGAAGAGTGA
- a CDS encoding DUF3887 domain-containing protein, giving the protein MNGKMRNGGTALMLVLSCAVALMVSSCGKPGITRRAENMVDLMAKGDFAAATKDFDAAMRSAMPNEKLQQLWTALSQQAGAFKGRTATRETVEQGFKTVYVTCSFEKVNLDVKVVFDSSDKVGGLWVVRTAPGAGAK; this is encoded by the coding sequence ATGAACGGGAAGATGAGGAATGGGGGCACAGCGCTGATGTTGGTGCTGTCGTGCGCGGTAGCGCTGATGGTCTCGTCATGCGGCAAGCCCGGAATCACGCGGAGGGCGGAGAACATGGTCGATCTCATGGCAAAGGGGGACTTCGCCGCCGCAACGAAGGACTTCGACGCGGCAATGAGATCTGCGATGCCCAACGAGAAGCTTCAGCAGCTCTGGACCGCGCTCTCGCAGCAGGCCGGGGCATTCAAGGGTCGGACCGCGACTCGGGAGACAGTGGAGCAGGGATTCAAGACGGTGTACGTGACCTGCTCGTTCGAGAAAGTGAACCTCGACGTCAAGGTCGTGTTCGACAGCAGCGACAAGGTCGGCGGACTGTGGGTAGTCCGGACCGCGCCGGGCGCAGGCGCGAAGTGA